The Verrucomicrobium spinosum DSM 4136 = JCM 18804 genome includes a region encoding these proteins:
- a CDS encoding alpha/beta fold hydrolase, producing the protein MNYLVHKHGQQHGPFSEAALRQKLANGEFAPMDMAWREGLPGWMPLKNVLPPEMPPLPGVPAAPVPPPLPPGQTSPQPVATLPVPTEVSLREPVASPTPHRTFSEGVSKPAWKRQRTWWPWVLGAVILCGFGLLFTIGFLVLQKVNKQVTAASSAEKPLFEDRAGHRTVWKKSSHKASGPAEDPPKEVFEKVRYPSDAGSLVAYVTPDPKDGKKHPAIVWAHGGFGGISSYFWQEASKYDDQSARAFREAGIVLMTPSWRGENDNPGRFELFFGEVNDLLAAVKHVKTLPYVDPNRVYIGGHSTGGTLTLLASTASDEFRAAFSLGGMPDGRDVLYAGEGFGNTPYDSLKERESLLRSPIRYTRFITRPTFYFEGEDNPTFAESAQKMGRRAANINVPFQAFTLPGTHFDIVHPVTSLVARKILADTGDTCNMSFTDAELRQAYDEAFSHTLGTVLTAWLTDGGDLTKALKDLDADDAEPRTTKHVKLLKQTIEKLRAAPAGPVITGQIAALTEICDSVTDSDIYDALVDEVLPAINSWAKKRLGDSATFAAASGEDPSEAAQFLQVLQYVLDYGETGKARPLVVVAARNGVGQEDYTWTSLFNTFSTDPEQMTLLVKDLKGSLPPGFAGVALLDSANQARLKDKWKGVHPFDSAAGVALLQEWLESRDTETTSYAHSAAVGLAYLSPTNRAKLLPLALAHPDEEVRLEAAWSDLKNEGTTGLDVLKKACLDVHRSSTAKRYLEELKHAADIPAAAKEPEFAAKATMSEWLQHPNELGAPPLSLEVYDKTELYWPPRQQKIPLWLFKFTYRFDSNEGEAAKEVKTSYGMVGTVTWSFFAEDAAAPTPGHLYVKHCALELEHQAEDEEDEDEDHKLDKKKWTTEEWRVEARKQLEKSNPGRSFE; encoded by the coding sequence ATGAACTATCTCGTCCACAAGCACGGACAGCAGCATGGTCCTTTCTCCGAAGCCGCGCTGCGCCAGAAACTCGCGAATGGCGAATTCGCCCCGATGGACATGGCCTGGCGCGAGGGCCTGCCCGGCTGGATGCCGCTGAAGAATGTGCTCCCACCGGAAATGCCCCCTCTACCGGGAGTGCCAGCCGCTCCTGTGCCTCCCCCCCTGCCCCCCGGGCAGACGTCGCCGCAGCCCGTAGCGACCCTGCCTGTACCCACCGAGGTCTCCTTGAGAGAACCCGTGGCATCACCCACCCCCCATCGGACCTTTTCGGAAGGAGTCAGCAAGCCTGCGTGGAAGCGCCAGCGCACGTGGTGGCCGTGGGTGCTGGGGGCAGTGATCCTCTGCGGATTTGGCCTGCTCTTCACGATCGGTTTCCTCGTGCTGCAGAAAGTGAACAAGCAAGTCACCGCCGCCAGCAGCGCAGAGAAGCCCCTCTTTGAGGACCGCGCCGGACATCGCACAGTTTGGAAAAAATCCTCCCACAAGGCATCAGGACCCGCCGAGGATCCGCCCAAAGAAGTGTTTGAGAAGGTTCGTTACCCATCCGACGCAGGGTCGTTGGTCGCTTATGTCACCCCAGACCCCAAGGACGGGAAGAAGCACCCGGCCATCGTCTGGGCTCACGGCGGGTTCGGCGGCATAAGCAGCTACTTCTGGCAGGAGGCCTCCAAGTACGATGACCAGTCGGCCCGCGCCTTCCGCGAGGCGGGCATCGTCCTCATGACGCCGTCCTGGCGGGGTGAGAACGACAATCCGGGAAGGTTCGAGTTGTTCTTCGGCGAGGTGAATGACCTCCTGGCCGCCGTGAAGCATGTGAAGACACTGCCGTATGTGGATCCCAACCGCGTGTACATCGGCGGGCACAGCACGGGTGGCACGCTCACCCTCCTGGCCAGCACGGCCTCGGACGAGTTCCGTGCCGCATTCTCCCTAGGCGGCATGCCGGATGGGCGCGACGTCCTGTATGCTGGCGAGGGGTTTGGCAACACTCCCTATGACTCGCTGAAAGAGCGGGAAAGCCTGCTGCGCAGCCCCATCCGGTACACCCGGTTTATCACGCGTCCCACGTTCTACTTTGAAGGGGAAGACAACCCCACCTTCGCGGAGAGCGCCCAGAAGATGGGCCGCCGCGCGGCCAACATCAACGTGCCCTTCCAGGCGTTCACCCTGCCGGGCACCCACTTTGATATTGTGCATCCTGTCACCAGCCTCGTGGCAAGGAAGATCCTGGCGGACACCGGTGATACCTGCAATATGAGCTTCACCGATGCTGAACTGCGCCAGGCGTACGATGAAGCGTTCAGTCACACGCTGGGCACCGTGCTGACGGCGTGGCTCACAGATGGCGGAGATCTCACGAAGGCGCTGAAGGATCTGGACGCGGATGATGCAGAGCCACGCACGACGAAGCATGTCAAACTGTTGAAGCAGACCATAGAAAAGTTGCGGGCAGCACCCGCGGGTCCCGTCATTACCGGCCAGATAGCCGCCCTCACAGAGATCTGCGACAGCGTGACAGACTCCGACATCTATGATGCCCTGGTCGATGAAGTCCTGCCTGCGATCAACAGCTGGGCCAAGAAACGGCTGGGAGATTCGGCCACCTTCGCCGCGGCCTCAGGCGAGGATCCCAGTGAGGCAGCCCAGTTCCTCCAGGTGCTGCAGTACGTCCTGGATTATGGTGAGACGGGTAAGGCACGGCCCCTGGTGGTTGTGGCCGCCCGCAACGGGGTGGGGCAGGAAGACTACACCTGGACTTCCTTGTTCAACACGTTCTCCACTGATCCGGAGCAGATGACGCTGCTGGTAAAGGATCTGAAAGGCAGCCTGCCACCGGGTTTCGCGGGGGTGGCGTTGCTTGACTCCGCGAACCAAGCCCGCTTGAAGGACAAATGGAAGGGCGTCCACCCCTTCGACTCGGCGGCAGGGGTGGCCCTGCTCCAGGAGTGGCTGGAGAGCCGCGATACGGAGACCACCAGCTATGCCCACAGTGCCGCCGTGGGGCTGGCGTATCTCTCGCCGACGAACCGGGCAAAACTGCTGCCGCTGGCCCTGGCTCATCCGGATGAAGAAGTGCGTCTGGAAGCCGCATGGTCAGACTTGAAGAACGAGGGCACCACGGGCCTGGATGTCCTCAAAAAAGCCTGCCTGGACGTCCACCGGTCAAGCACCGCCAAACGCTACCTGGAGGAACTCAAACATGCCGCCGACATCCCCGCCGCTGCGAAGGAACCAGAGTTCGCCGCGAAGGCCACGATGTCGGAATGGCTGCAGCATCCCAACGAGCTGGGAGCTCCGCCACTGAGCCTGGAGGTCTATGACAAAACGGAGCTCTACTGGCCACCCCGGCAGCAGAAGATTCCGTTGTGGCTGTTCAAGTTCACCTATCGCTTCGACAGCAACGAAGGCGAAGCCGCCAAGGAGGTCAAAACCAGCTACGGCATGGTGGGCACCGTGACGTGGTCCTTCTTTGCTGAAGACGCCGCCGCGCCCACGCCCGGACACCTCTACGTCAAACACTGCGC